A genomic region of Vitis vinifera cultivar Pinot Noir 40024 chromosome 7, ASM3070453v1 contains the following coding sequences:
- the LOC104879927 gene encoding uncharacterized protein LOC104879927, with protein sequence MEKSRSFPDHPYSYSDARHGFELRSNSYSFNGPIGKVDEFATSDNPEMKRRKRVASYNMYSMEGKLKSSLRNSFKWIKNKFTDDYYDDM encoded by the coding sequence ATGGAGAAGAGCAGATCCTTTCCTGACCATCCATACTCCTACTCAGACGCCCGGCATGGGTTTGAGCTACGCTCCAACTCATACAGCTTTAATGGTCCAATAGGCAAGGTGGACGAGTTTGCAACATCCGATAATCCAGAGATGAAGAGGAGAAAGAGGGTGGCATCCTACAACATGTACTCCATGGAAGGTAAGCTCAAATCATCCTTGCGGAACAGCTTCAAATGGATCAAGAACAAGTTCACCGATGACTACTACGACGATATGTAA
- the LOC100254360 gene encoding crossover junction endonuclease EME1B isoform X2, protein MAEPISLHILSDDDQDPSSLHSTPLPIQSKKRRTEDCDPISTLPYPTILIIDDDPTPRKPGSDSTPSFVAETPLSGLSKSDVSIVKCTYASSNPEVRVSTSDQKFAEISRLICLESDNESENGIGRGNLKENENETTCVDSNVLKVSDLSSQFVEPACSPGSVNETWMYRDGCNVPTFLEDDIHQVEDHSDKENVGLEQKDDVLKQKSTIEVNAEKKKRMDRAMGTKNQKKEERIRLMEEKKLKKQEEKLQKAALKAEAAELKKLQKEKQKWEKGKLALKSIVAQIDTKVIELGSIGGHLLSRFAEKGLTFRVTSNPIARSIVWTMTVPEQISQLSPEGMEIPYVLLIYEAEEFCNLVTNESLMDHVLGVRSHYPSHTVCYLTNRLMAYIHRREQGHYKNPTNSSSWRRPPVEEVLSKLTTHFLRVHSRQCIDEAELAEHVVGLTCSLASCQFRKKLTRLSVNANGSLIPKDSTDRNLIKKSVWLKALVAIPKVQPRFAIAIWKKYPTMKSLLRVYMDPSKSVHEKEFLLKDLTTEGLLGEDRRLGEVCSKRVYRILMAQSGNMKTDDVEDGADFFRHQSS, encoded by the exons ATGGCTGAGCCGATCTCACTCCACATTCTCTCAGATGACGATCAGGATCCAAGTTCACTGCACTCTACTCCTCTTCCAATCCAGTCCAAGAAGCGAAGAACAGAGGATTGCGATCCGATCTCTACGCTTCCATACCCTACAATTCTCATCATCGATGATGACCCGACGCCGCGGAAGCCAGGTTCAGACTCCACCCCGTCGTTCGTGGCGGAGACACCGTTGTCCGGTTTATCCAAATCCGATGTCTCAATTGTTAAATGCACCTACGCTTCATCCAATCCGGAAGTTAGGGTTTCGACTTCTGACCAAAAGTTTGCTG AAATTAGCAGATTGATATGTTTGGAGTCTGACAATGAATCTGAAAATGGTATTGGGAGGggaaatttgaaggaaaatgaaaatgaaacgaCTTGTGTTGATTCTAATGTTCTGAAAGTTTCAGATTTGAGTTCTCAATTTGTTGAGCCTGCATGTTCTCCGG GGTCTGTCAATGAAACATGGATGTATAGAGACGGTTGTAATGTTCCAACATTTTTGGAAGATGATATCCATCAG GTAGAGGACCATAGTGACAAAGAAAATGTTGGACTGGAGCAAAAGGATGATGTCCTAAAGCAAAAGAGTACCATTGAAGTTAATgcagagaagaaaaagagaatggaCAGAGCAATGggaacaaaaaatcaaaagaaagaagaaagaattcgattaatggaagaaaagaaactaAAGAAGCAA GAAGAAAAATTGCAGAAAGCCGCTTTGAAGGCTGAAGCTGCTGAGTTGAAGAAATTGCAGAAAGAAAAGCAGAAGTGGGAGAAAGGGAAGCTTGCGCTAAAATCCATTGTGGCTCAAATTGACACCAAGGTTATAGAGTTGGGGTCAATTGGAG gACATCTGCTTTCAAGGTTTGCTGAAAAGGGCCTTACATTCCGTGTAACATCAAATCCAATTGCAAGGTCCATTGTATGGACAATGACTGTTCCAGAACAAATTTCACAG CTTTCTCCTGAAGGAATGGAAATCCCATATGTATTGCTTATATATGAGGCTGAGGAATTCTGTAATCTTGTTACTAATGAATCTCTTATGGATCATGTTTTGGGTGTTCGGAGTCATTATCCATCTCATACTGTTTGCTATCTCACAAATAGGTTAATGGCCTATATCCATAGAAG GGAGCAGGGACATTACAAGAACCCCACAAATAGTAGCAGTTGGAGACGCCCTCCTGTTGAGGAG GTTCTGTCAAAGCTAACCACTCATTTTCTTAGGGTACATTCAAGACAATGCATAGACGAAGCTGAATTAGCTGAACATGTTGTTGGTTTGACATGCAGCTTGGCCTCTTGTCAATTCAG AAAGAAGTTAACACGGTTATCTGTAAATGCTAATGGTTCCCTTATCCCCAAGGATTCCACAGATAGGAATCTAATAAAAAAGAGTGTCTG GTTAAAAGCATTGGTAGCTATCCCAAAGGTACAGCCACGATTTGCTATTGCCATATGGAAGAAATACCCAACCATGAAATCCCTTTTGAGAGTTTACATGGATCCAAGTAAATCA GTGCATGAGAAAGAATTTCTGCTCAAGGACTTGACAACGGAAGGCTTACTTGGTGAAGATAGAAGATTAGGTGAGGTTTGTTCTAAGAGAGTGTACAGAATACTCATGGCTCAAAGCGGAAATATGAAAACCGATGATGTTGAGGATGGTGCTGATTTCTTCAGACACCAATCGTCTTAA
- the LOC100254360 gene encoding crossover junction endonuclease EME1B isoform X1: MAEPISLHILSDDDQDPSSLHSTPLPIQSKKRRTEDCDPISTLPYPTILIIDDDPTPRKPGSDSTPSFVAETPLSGLSKSDVSIVKCTYASSNPEVRVSTSDQKFAEISRLICLESDNESENGIGRGNLKENENETTCVDSNVLKVSDLSSQFVEPACSPGSVNETWMYRDGCNVPTFLEDDIHQQVEDHSDKENVGLEQKDDVLKQKSTIEVNAEKKKRMDRAMGTKNQKKEERIRLMEEKKLKKQEEKLQKAALKAEAAELKKLQKEKQKWEKGKLALKSIVAQIDTKVIELGSIGGHLLSRFAEKGLTFRVTSNPIARSIVWTMTVPEQISQLSPEGMEIPYVLLIYEAEEFCNLVTNESLMDHVLGVRSHYPSHTVCYLTNRLMAYIHRREQGHYKNPTNSSSWRRPPVEEVLSKLTTHFLRVHSRQCIDEAELAEHVVGLTCSLASCQFRKKLTRLSVNANGSLIPKDSTDRNLIKKSVWLKALVAIPKVQPRFAIAIWKKYPTMKSLLRVYMDPSKSVHEKEFLLKDLTTEGLLGEDRRLGEVCSKRVYRILMAQSGNMKTDDVEDGADFFRHQSS; this comes from the exons ATGGCTGAGCCGATCTCACTCCACATTCTCTCAGATGACGATCAGGATCCAAGTTCACTGCACTCTACTCCTCTTCCAATCCAGTCCAAGAAGCGAAGAACAGAGGATTGCGATCCGATCTCTACGCTTCCATACCCTACAATTCTCATCATCGATGATGACCCGACGCCGCGGAAGCCAGGTTCAGACTCCACCCCGTCGTTCGTGGCGGAGACACCGTTGTCCGGTTTATCCAAATCCGATGTCTCAATTGTTAAATGCACCTACGCTTCATCCAATCCGGAAGTTAGGGTTTCGACTTCTGACCAAAAGTTTGCTG AAATTAGCAGATTGATATGTTTGGAGTCTGACAATGAATCTGAAAATGGTATTGGGAGGggaaatttgaaggaaaatgaaaatgaaacgaCTTGTGTTGATTCTAATGTTCTGAAAGTTTCAGATTTGAGTTCTCAATTTGTTGAGCCTGCATGTTCTCCGG GGTCTGTCAATGAAACATGGATGTATAGAGACGGTTGTAATGTTCCAACATTTTTGGAAGATGATATCCATCAG CAGGTAGAGGACCATAGTGACAAAGAAAATGTTGGACTGGAGCAAAAGGATGATGTCCTAAAGCAAAAGAGTACCATTGAAGTTAATgcagagaagaaaaagagaatggaCAGAGCAATGggaacaaaaaatcaaaagaaagaagaaagaattcgattaatggaagaaaagaaactaAAGAAGCAA GAAGAAAAATTGCAGAAAGCCGCTTTGAAGGCTGAAGCTGCTGAGTTGAAGAAATTGCAGAAAGAAAAGCAGAAGTGGGAGAAAGGGAAGCTTGCGCTAAAATCCATTGTGGCTCAAATTGACACCAAGGTTATAGAGTTGGGGTCAATTGGAG gACATCTGCTTTCAAGGTTTGCTGAAAAGGGCCTTACATTCCGTGTAACATCAAATCCAATTGCAAGGTCCATTGTATGGACAATGACTGTTCCAGAACAAATTTCACAG CTTTCTCCTGAAGGAATGGAAATCCCATATGTATTGCTTATATATGAGGCTGAGGAATTCTGTAATCTTGTTACTAATGAATCTCTTATGGATCATGTTTTGGGTGTTCGGAGTCATTATCCATCTCATACTGTTTGCTATCTCACAAATAGGTTAATGGCCTATATCCATAGAAG GGAGCAGGGACATTACAAGAACCCCACAAATAGTAGCAGTTGGAGACGCCCTCCTGTTGAGGAG GTTCTGTCAAAGCTAACCACTCATTTTCTTAGGGTACATTCAAGACAATGCATAGACGAAGCTGAATTAGCTGAACATGTTGTTGGTTTGACATGCAGCTTGGCCTCTTGTCAATTCAG AAAGAAGTTAACACGGTTATCTGTAAATGCTAATGGTTCCCTTATCCCCAAGGATTCCACAGATAGGAATCTAATAAAAAAGAGTGTCTG GTTAAAAGCATTGGTAGCTATCCCAAAGGTACAGCCACGATTTGCTATTGCCATATGGAAGAAATACCCAACCATGAAATCCCTTTTGAGAGTTTACATGGATCCAAGTAAATCA GTGCATGAGAAAGAATTTCTGCTCAAGGACTTGACAACGGAAGGCTTACTTGGTGAAGATAGAAGATTAGGTGAGGTTTGTTCTAAGAGAGTGTACAGAATACTCATGGCTCAAAGCGGAAATATGAAAACCGATGATGTTGAGGATGGTGCTGATTTCTTCAGACACCAATCGTCTTAA
- the LOC100852489 gene encoding probable serine/threonine-protein kinase At1g54610 isoform X2, which yields MPAESKRGLTVKTTKNFIVKAVQVVENGENRHFNLFPFSTQSPWRRKRSHFRRLLLPVFIHNSNSRRLHLSSSHLLFFIKIYSLPIIAIYPFSPSLLCHLAVPAEEPPGIPTDSMGCVQTRPSVYSPSEGLVKLKLQNGYAKRGYGGRPIRHKPPEKLDGKSAGTLVDGGGGGGGGEEMVGREDENKLNGGGGNVSQKITVKRIGGDELVDGWPKWLVDNIHRDALVGLVPKSVDSYEKLAKVGQGTYSNVYKARDRETRKIVALKKVRFDTSEAESVKFMAREIMILQKLDHPNIIKLEGLATSRMQYSLYLVFDFMPTDLTRVISRPNGRLTEPQVKFYMQQLLAGVQHCHERGILHRDLKGSNLLIDKNGVLKIADFGLANFLDPKPKKPLTSRVVTLWYRAPELLLGSTDYGVGIDLWSVGCLLAEMFTGRPIMPGRTEVEQLHRIFKLCGSPSEDYWKKLRLPTSFRPPQQYKPSFQDAFRDFPSSSFALLTSLLALDPAFRGSAATALESGFFTSSPLPCDLSGLPVVVYKEADEPSQANKRKKHRTSRSRQQSRTHNEGRRKKDPTAEEAKGDSGTSSQEEKSTDPTSQETGNSPSSRSSSSKPMKQEGQLPLSLSPALQSHGKRAPKTEGHPNATKNIKNLPILYNSFQTDSSNTSQDEGPRLTFNYRSLSTLDFRTLDTAKIAKLFAPDKDS from the exons atgCCCGCCGAATCCAAGAGAGGACTAACCGTcaaaactaccaaaaacttcATAGTGAAAGCAGTCCAAGTCGTGGAAAATGGAGAAAACAGACACTTCAATCTTTTTCCATTCTCCACCCAATCCCCATGGCGGAGAAAGCGGAGTCATTTCCGAAGACTCTTACTCCCAGTTTTCATCCATAATTCCAATTCTCGCCGGCTCCATCTGTCTTCTTCTCACCTCCTctttttcatcaaaatttaTTCTCTTCCCATCATCGCCATCTATCCTTTCTCTCCTTCCTTACTATGTCATCTTGCTGTTCCCGCAGAAGAACCACCGGGGATTCCCACAGATTCTATGGGGTGTGTTCAGACTAGACCTTCCGTCTACTCCCCATCTGAGGGGCTTGTCAAGCTGAAACTGCAGAATGGGTACGCGAAGAGAGGATATGGAGGAAGACCCATCCGTCATAAGCCACCAGAGAAACTGGATGGGAAGAGCGCCGGTACGCTTGTGGACGGCGGCggtggtggtggaggaggaGAGGAGATGGTTGGCAGAGAAGATGAGAATAAGCTTAATGGCGGTGGTGGGAATGTTTCTCAGAAGATTACAGTGAAGAGGATTGGAGGAGACGAGCTGGTTGATGGGTGGCCCAAGTGGCTTGTCGACAACATCCACAGAGATGCTTTGGTAGGCTTGGTTCCGAAAAGTGTCGATTCCTATGAGAAGCTTGCCAAG GTAGGCCAGGGAACATACAGCAATGTGTACAAAGCTCGGGACAGAGAGACTCGGAAGATTGTTGCTTTGAAGAAGGTGAGGTTTGATACATCAGAGGCCGAGAGCGTGAAGTTCATGGCAAGAGAGATTATGATACTGCAGAAGCTTGATCACCCCAACATCATCAAGCTTGAAGGACTGGCCACATCCAGAATGCAGTATAGTCTTTATCTGGTTTTCGATTTCATGCCAACTGACTTAACCAGAGTCATTTCCCGCCCAAACGGGAGGCTAACTGAACCACAG GTGAAGTTCTATATGCAGCAACTGCTAGCAGGCGTCCAGCATTGCCATGAGAGGGGGATTTTACACAGGGACCTTAAAGGATCAAATTTGTTGATAGACAAAAATGGGGTGCTCAAGATAGCAGATTTTGGGCTTGCAAATTTTCTAGACCCAAAACCAAAGAAGCCCCTTACAAGTAGAGTGGTGACACTTTGGTACAGAGCTCCAGAGCTGCTGTTAGGTTCTACTGACTATGGAGTTGGTATTGATCTTTGGAGTGTGGGTTGCCTTCTTGCAGAAATGTTCACTGGAAGGCCTATCATGCCTGGTAGAACTGAG GTAGAGCAGCTTCACAGGATTTTTAAGCTGTGTGGGTCTCCCTCGGAGGATTACTGGAAAAAGTTGAGGCTACCAACAAGCTTCAGACCACCCCAACAATACAAACCTAGTTTTCAAGACGCATTCAGGGATTTTCCCTCCTCTTCTTTCGCTCTCTTGACCTCCCTTCTCGCTCTGGACCCTGCCTTTCGAGGCAGTGCCGCGACCGCTCTTGAAAGCGGG TTCTTTACTTCGAGCCCATTGCCGTGTGATCTTTCTGGCCTACCCGTCGTCGTCTACAAAGAGGCCGATGAGCCATCTCAAGCCAATAAGAGGAAGAA ACACAGGACTTCGAGATCGAGGCAACAGTCTCGAACACATAATGAAGGGCGTAGGAAAAAGGATCCGACTGCAGAAGAAGCTAAAGGAGATTCAGGAACTTCTTCACAG GAGGAGAAGAGCACGGATCCAACCAGCCAAGAGACAGGCAACAGCCCCAGCAGTAGATCCAGTAGCTCAAAGCCAATGAAGCAAGAAGGCCAATTGCCTCTCTCCCTTTCTCCAGCTCTTCAATCTCATGGTAAGAGAGCCCCAAAAACCGAGGGCCATCCTAATGCTACCAAGAACATCAAGAACCTGCCCATATTATATAATAGCTTCCAGACAGACAGTAGTAATACCAGCCAGGATGAAGGCCCCAGACTGACTTTCAATTATAGGTCTCTCTCCACCTTGGATTTCCGAACACTTGATACTGCGAAGATAGCTAAACTCTTTGCCCCGGATAAAGATAGCTAA
- the LOC100852489 gene encoding probable serine/threonine-protein kinase At1g54610 isoform X1, whose product MPAESKRGLTVKTTKNFIVKAVQVVENGENRHFNLFPFSTQSPWRRKRSHFRRLLLPVFIHNSNSRRLHLSSSHLLFFIKIYSLPIIAIYPFSPSLLCHLAVPAEEPPGIPTDSMGCVQTRPSVYSPSEGLVKLKLQNGYAKRGYGGRPIRHKPPEKLDGKSAGTLVDGGGGGGGGEEMVGREDENKLNGGGGNVSQKITVKRIGGDELVDGWPKWLVDNIHRDALVGLVPKSVDSYEKLAKVGQGTYSNVYKARDRETRKIVALKKVRFDTSEAESVKFMAREIMILQKLDHPNIIKLEGLATSRMQYSLYLVFDFMPTDLTRVISRPNGRLTEPQVKFYMQQLLAGVQHCHERGILHRDLKGSNLLIDKNGVLKIADFGLANFLDPKPKKPLTSRVVTLWYRAPELLLGSTDYGVGIDLWSVGCLLAEMFTGRPIMPGRTEVEQLHRIFKLCGSPSEDYWKKLRLPTSFRPPQQYKPSFQDAFRDFPSSSFALLTSLLALDPAFRGSAATALESGFFTSSPLPCDLSGLPVVVYKEADEPSQANKRKNRHRTSRSRQQSRTHNEGRRKKDPTAEEAKGDSGTSSQEEKSTDPTSQETGNSPSSRSSSSKPMKQEGQLPLSLSPALQSHGKRAPKTEGHPNATKNIKNLPILYNSFQTDSSNTSQDEGPRLTFNYRSLSTLDFRTLDTAKIAKLFAPDKDS is encoded by the exons atgCCCGCCGAATCCAAGAGAGGACTAACCGTcaaaactaccaaaaacttcATAGTGAAAGCAGTCCAAGTCGTGGAAAATGGAGAAAACAGACACTTCAATCTTTTTCCATTCTCCACCCAATCCCCATGGCGGAGAAAGCGGAGTCATTTCCGAAGACTCTTACTCCCAGTTTTCATCCATAATTCCAATTCTCGCCGGCTCCATCTGTCTTCTTCTCACCTCCTctttttcatcaaaatttaTTCTCTTCCCATCATCGCCATCTATCCTTTCTCTCCTTCCTTACTATGTCATCTTGCTGTTCCCGCAGAAGAACCACCGGGGATTCCCACAGATTCTATGGGGTGTGTTCAGACTAGACCTTCCGTCTACTCCCCATCTGAGGGGCTTGTCAAGCTGAAACTGCAGAATGGGTACGCGAAGAGAGGATATGGAGGAAGACCCATCCGTCATAAGCCACCAGAGAAACTGGATGGGAAGAGCGCCGGTACGCTTGTGGACGGCGGCggtggtggtggaggaggaGAGGAGATGGTTGGCAGAGAAGATGAGAATAAGCTTAATGGCGGTGGTGGGAATGTTTCTCAGAAGATTACAGTGAAGAGGATTGGAGGAGACGAGCTGGTTGATGGGTGGCCCAAGTGGCTTGTCGACAACATCCACAGAGATGCTTTGGTAGGCTTGGTTCCGAAAAGTGTCGATTCCTATGAGAAGCTTGCCAAG GTAGGCCAGGGAACATACAGCAATGTGTACAAAGCTCGGGACAGAGAGACTCGGAAGATTGTTGCTTTGAAGAAGGTGAGGTTTGATACATCAGAGGCCGAGAGCGTGAAGTTCATGGCAAGAGAGATTATGATACTGCAGAAGCTTGATCACCCCAACATCATCAAGCTTGAAGGACTGGCCACATCCAGAATGCAGTATAGTCTTTATCTGGTTTTCGATTTCATGCCAACTGACTTAACCAGAGTCATTTCCCGCCCAAACGGGAGGCTAACTGAACCACAG GTGAAGTTCTATATGCAGCAACTGCTAGCAGGCGTCCAGCATTGCCATGAGAGGGGGATTTTACACAGGGACCTTAAAGGATCAAATTTGTTGATAGACAAAAATGGGGTGCTCAAGATAGCAGATTTTGGGCTTGCAAATTTTCTAGACCCAAAACCAAAGAAGCCCCTTACAAGTAGAGTGGTGACACTTTGGTACAGAGCTCCAGAGCTGCTGTTAGGTTCTACTGACTATGGAGTTGGTATTGATCTTTGGAGTGTGGGTTGCCTTCTTGCAGAAATGTTCACTGGAAGGCCTATCATGCCTGGTAGAACTGAG GTAGAGCAGCTTCACAGGATTTTTAAGCTGTGTGGGTCTCCCTCGGAGGATTACTGGAAAAAGTTGAGGCTACCAACAAGCTTCAGACCACCCCAACAATACAAACCTAGTTTTCAAGACGCATTCAGGGATTTTCCCTCCTCTTCTTTCGCTCTCTTGACCTCCCTTCTCGCTCTGGACCCTGCCTTTCGAGGCAGTGCCGCGACCGCTCTTGAAAGCGGG TTCTTTACTTCGAGCCCATTGCCGTGTGATCTTTCTGGCCTACCCGTCGTCGTCTACAAAGAGGCCGATGAGCCATCTCAAGCCAATAAGAGGAAGAA CAGACACAGGACTTCGAGATCGAGGCAACAGTCTCGAACACATAATGAAGGGCGTAGGAAAAAGGATCCGACTGCAGAAGAAGCTAAAGGAGATTCAGGAACTTCTTCACAG GAGGAGAAGAGCACGGATCCAACCAGCCAAGAGACAGGCAACAGCCCCAGCAGTAGATCCAGTAGCTCAAAGCCAATGAAGCAAGAAGGCCAATTGCCTCTCTCCCTTTCTCCAGCTCTTCAATCTCATGGTAAGAGAGCCCCAAAAACCGAGGGCCATCCTAATGCTACCAAGAACATCAAGAACCTGCCCATATTATATAATAGCTTCCAGACAGACAGTAGTAATACCAGCCAGGATGAAGGCCCCAGACTGACTTTCAATTATAGGTCTCTCTCCACCTTGGATTTCCGAACACTTGATACTGCGAAGATAGCTAAACTCTTTGCCCCGGATAAAGATAGCTAA